One genomic segment of Microtus ochrogaster isolate Prairie Vole_2 linkage group LG8, MicOch1.0, whole genome shotgun sequence includes these proteins:
- the LOC101988084 gene encoding seminal vesicle secretory protein 3A-like isoform X2, with protein sequence MKSIFFSLSLLLLLEKQAAGIGIYGETKGHFLVKTSPVVYFQKDHLQYGSRRAQEDGAEESSFEQTKHRVYGQDADADLGETQSSQQQTSVSEDIVCDKEDKISQQKPQLQSHSQIKSQTQVKSHAAQVKSQTGQLKTLGQVKSQIKLTSHRAPLKSSRASQTLQEAFPQQIKGKAHALDEDQAQVCQQHKMVHRLKSKLAWARRTAEFLPYFRRHFQGYDGYFVQFQGQLQGGIHHTKPFHQAQQTCYCPNGELILYQDAFTE encoded by the exons ATGAAGTCCATCTTCTTCagcctttctctgctcctccttctgGAGAAGCAAGCAGCTGGGATAGGAATCTATG GTGAGACAAAAGGACACTTTCTAGTAAAAACATCCCCAGTTGTATATTTCCAGAAAGACCATCTCCAGTATGggtccagaagagcacaggaggaTGGTGCTGAAGAAAGCAGTTTTGAGCAAACTAAGCACCGTGTGTATGGCCAGGATGCTGATGCTGACCTGGGAGAGACTCAGAGTTCACAGCAACAGACAAGTGTAAGCGAAGACATAGTTTGTGATAAAGAAGACAAGATTAgccaacaaaaaccccaacttCAGTCCCATTCACAAATAAAATCCCAAACACAAGTAAAATCCCACGCAGCCCAGGTGAAGTCTCAAACAGGCCAGCTAAAGACCCTAGGCCAGGTGAAATCACAAATCAAGCTGACATCCCACAGAGCCCCTCTGAAATCCTCCCGGGCATCACAAACTCTCCAGGAAGCCTTTCCTCAGCAAATCAAGGGCAAAGCACATGCCCTGGATGAAGACCAGGCCCAAGTGTGTCAGCAGCATAAAATGGTTCACAGGCTCAAAAGCAAGCTTGCCTGGGCCAGGAGAACAGCAGAGTTCCTTCCGTATTTCAGACGGCACTTCCAGGGCTATGATGGGTATTTTGTGCAGTTTCAAGGGCAACTGCAGGGTGGAATTCATCACACAAAGCCTTTCCACCAAGCTCAACAGACGTGCTACTGTCCAAACGGAGAGTTAATCCTGTATCAAGATGCCTTCACAGAGTAA
- the LOC101988084 gene encoding seminal vesicle secretory protein 3A-like isoform X1, which translates to MKSIFFSLSLLLLLEKQAAGIGIYAGETKGHFLVKTSPVVYFQKDHLQYGSRRAQEDGAEESSFEQTKHRVYGQDADADLGETQSSQQQTSVSEDIVCDKEDKISQQKPQLQSHSQIKSQTQVKSHAAQVKSQTGQLKTLGQVKSQIKLTSHRAPLKSSRASQTLQEAFPQQIKGKAHALDEDQAQVCQQHKMVHRLKSKLAWARRTAEFLPYFRRHFQGYDGYFVQFQGQLQGGIHHTKPFHQAQQTCYCPNGELILYQDAFTE; encoded by the exons ATGAAGTCCATCTTCTTCagcctttctctgctcctccttctgGAGAAGCAAGCAGCTGGGATAGGAATCTATG CGG GTGAGACAAAAGGACACTTTCTAGTAAAAACATCCCCAGTTGTATATTTCCAGAAAGACCATCTCCAGTATGggtccagaagagcacaggaggaTGGTGCTGAAGAAAGCAGTTTTGAGCAAACTAAGCACCGTGTGTATGGCCAGGATGCTGATGCTGACCTGGGAGAGACTCAGAGTTCACAGCAACAGACAAGTGTAAGCGAAGACATAGTTTGTGATAAAGAAGACAAGATTAgccaacaaaaaccccaacttCAGTCCCATTCACAAATAAAATCCCAAACACAAGTAAAATCCCACGCAGCCCAGGTGAAGTCTCAAACAGGCCAGCTAAAGACCCTAGGCCAGGTGAAATCACAAATCAAGCTGACATCCCACAGAGCCCCTCTGAAATCCTCCCGGGCATCACAAACTCTCCAGGAAGCCTTTCCTCAGCAAATCAAGGGCAAAGCACATGCCCTGGATGAAGACCAGGCCCAAGTGTGTCAGCAGCATAAAATGGTTCACAGGCTCAAAAGCAAGCTTGCCTGGGCCAGGAGAACAGCAGAGTTCCTTCCGTATTTCAGACGGCACTTCCAGGGCTATGATGGGTATTTTGTGCAGTTTCAAGGGCAACTGCAGGGTGGAATTCATCACACAAAGCCTTTCCACCAAGCTCAACAGACGTGCTACTGTCCAAACGGAGAGTTAATCCTGTATCAAGATGCCTTCACAGAGTAA